The genomic stretch CGCCCGCTTCTGGCAAGAGATGGGGTTCACCCAGGCCGCCCGGTTCATCCTCCCCACCTTCCCCTGGCGGGGGTGGAGCTCCGGGGAGGAGCTGCGGCGGGCGCTGCGGGGGGTCGTGGGGGAGCGCCGGATCGAGGACCTCCCCATCCCGTTTGCGCCCGTGGTCACCGACCTGCGCACCGGGCGGCCGGTGGCCCTGCGGAGGGGCGACCTCGTGGAGGGCATCCGGGCCTCGCTCTCCGTGCCCGGCCTGTTCGTCCCCGTGGAGCTGGAGGGGCGGACGTACATTGACGGCGGCGTCGTCCACCCCCTCCCGGTGGACGTCGTCCGCGACCTGGGGGCGGAGGTCGTGGTGGCCGTGGACGTGCTCGTGCCGCCGGAGGAGAAGGGCCTGGGGAGGGTGACGGTGTTCGCCGTCCTGTTCCAGATGGCCACCATTTTCCAGAAGCGGATCGCCGACCTGGAGGTGGCGGTCCTGCCCCCGGATGTCCTCCTCCGCCCGGAGTTCGGGGACCGGGCTCCGAACTACCTCTCGGCCGGGGAGGGGGCGCAGGCGGGGTACCGGGCAGCCCAGGCCGTCCTCCCCCGGATCCGCGACCTCGTGGCGTGAACGCGCGCCTTCCGCGCGGTCTCGTCCTCGGGATGGGCGTCGTCTGCCTGTCCTGGGCGGCGATCCTCATCCGACTCACCTCCGCCCCGGCGGTGACCGTGGCCGCGTGGCGGATGGCCCTCGCCGCCCTCGTCCTCGTTCCCTGGGCCTGGCCGCGCCGGGGCCAGCTCACCCCCCGTGGGATCCGATTGGCGATCCTGGCCGGGGCGTTCCTCGCCGTGCACTTCGTCCTGTGGATCGCGTCCCTCCGCCTCACCACGGTGGCCAGCTCGGTGGCCTTGGTCACCACCAACCCCATCTTCGTGGGGCTTCTTTCCCTGGTCCTTGGGGAGCGGCCGTCGCCAGGCCTGTGGCAGGGGATCGTCCTGTCCGTGGCCGGGGGCGT from Candidatus Acetothermia bacterium encodes the following:
- a CDS encoding patatin-like phospholipase family protein; the encoded protein is MKRLGLALSAGGPRGIAHVGVIQALVDAGLPISAIAGTSVGAYVGGLFAAGIPLPKIARFWQEMGFTQAARFILPTFPWRGWSSGEELRRALRGVVGERRIEDLPIPFAPVVTDLRTGRPVALRRGDLVEGIRASLSVPGLFVPVELEGRTYIDGGVVHPLPVDVVRDLGAEVVVAVDVLVPPEEKGLGRVTVFAVLFQMATIFQKRIADLEVAVLPPDVLLRPEFGDRAPNYLSAGEGAQAGYRAAQAVLPRIRDLVA